A window from Gopherus evgoodei ecotype Sinaloan lineage chromosome 24, rGopEvg1_v1.p, whole genome shotgun sequence encodes these proteins:
- the UBE2Q1 gene encoding ubiquitin-conjugating enzyme E2 Q1 isoform X4: MQRAGAEEAAGSQAAAGPGRSGGGAASPGRLLRRELRLLESIFHRGHERFRIGSACPDEISCEFVPGPGARAGGSGSRGPPPGPVRIHCNITESYPAVPPIWSVESDDPNLAAILERLVEIKKGNTLLLQHLKRIISDLCKLYNLPQHPDVEMLDQPLPAEQSTQEEVSSEDEDEEMPEDTEDLDHYEMKEEEPVDGKKTEDDGIGKENLAILEKIKQNQRQDYLNGAVSGSVQATDRLMKELRDIYRSPSFKGGNYAVELVSDSLYDWNVKLLKVDEDSALHNDLQILKEKEGIDFILLNFCFKDNFPFDPPFVRVVSPVLSGGYVLGGGAICMELLTKQGWSSAYSIESVIMQISATLVKGKARVQFGANKNQYSLTRAQQSYKSLVQIHEKNGWYTPPKEDG, from the exons ATGCAGCGGGCGGGGGCGGAGGAGGCGGCGGGGTCGCAGGCGGCGGCGGGGCCCGGGCGGAGCGGGGGCGGCGCGGCCTCCCCCGGGCGGCTCCTGAGGCGGGAGCTGCGGCTGCTCGAGTCCATCTTCCACCGGGGCCACGAGCGGTTCCGCATCGGCAGCGCCTGCCCCGACGAGATCAGCTGCGAGTTCGTGCCGGGGCCGGGGGCCCGCGCCGGGGGGTCCGGGAGCCGGGGGCCGCCGCCGGGGCCCGTCCGCATCCACTGCAACATCACG GAGTCTTACCCAGCTGTTCCCCCAATCTGGTCTGTGGAGTCCGATGATCCAAACCTGGCAGCTATCCTGGAGCGGCTGGTGGAAATCAAGAAAGGAAATACATTG CTTTTGCAGCACCTGAAGCGGATAATCTCCGACCTGTGCAAACTCTACAAccttccccagcacccagatGTCGAGATGTTGGACCAGCCTCTGCCAGCAGAACAA AGCACCCAGGAAGAGGTGTCCTCAGAGGATGAAGATGAGGAGATGCCAGAG GACACTGAGGACTTGGATCACTATGAGATGAAAGAGGAGGAGCCAGTCGACGGGAAGAAGACGGAGGATGACGGCATCGGGAAGGAAAACCTGGCCATCTTAGAGAAAATCAAACAGAACCAGAGGCAAGATTACTTAAAT GGCGCAGTGTCTGGCTCTGTACAGGCCACCGACCGGCTCATGAAGGAGCTCAGGGATATTTACCGATCACCAAGTTTCAAGGGCG GAAACTATGCAGTTGAACTAGTGAGTGACAGCCTGTACGATTGGAACGTCAAACTCCTGAA GGTGGATGAGGACAGCGCTTTGCACAACGATctccagatcctcaaagagaAGGAAGGGATCGACTTCATCCTCCTGAACTTCTGCTTTAAA gATAACTTCCCTTTCGACCCACCGTTTGTAAGGGTTGTGTCCCCTGTGCTCTCGGGGGG gtaTGTTCTGGGGGGAGGTGCCATCTGCATGGAGCTGCTTACAAAGCAG ggctggagcagtgccTATTCTATTGAATCAGTGATAATGCAGATCAGTGCCACGCTGGTGAAAGGGAAAGCAAGGGTGCAGTTTGGAGCCAATAAA AATCAGTACAGCCTGACGCGAGCACAGCAGTCCTACAAGTCCCTGGTGCAGATTCATGAGAAGAATG
- the UBE2Q1 gene encoding ubiquitin-conjugating enzyme E2 Q1 isoform X5 produces MQRAGAEEAAGSQAAAGPGRSGGGAASPGRLLRRELRLLESIFHRGHERFRIGSACPDEISCEFVPGPGARAGGSGSRGPPPGPVRIHCNITESYPAVPPIWSVESDDPNLAAILERLVEIKKGNTLLLQHLKRIISDLCKLYNLPQHPDVEMLDQPLPAEQSTQEEVSSEDEDEEMPEDTEDLDHYEMKEEEPVDGKKTEDDGIGKENLAILEKIKQNQRQDYLNGAVSGSVQATDRLMKELRDIYRSPSFKGGNYAVELVSDSLYDWNVKLLKVDEDSALHNDLQILKEKEGIDFILLNFCFKDNFPFDPPFVRVVSPVLSGGYVLGGGAICMELLTKQNQYSLTRAQQSYKSLVQIHEKNGWYTPPKEDG; encoded by the exons ATGCAGCGGGCGGGGGCGGAGGAGGCGGCGGGGTCGCAGGCGGCGGCGGGGCCCGGGCGGAGCGGGGGCGGCGCGGCCTCCCCCGGGCGGCTCCTGAGGCGGGAGCTGCGGCTGCTCGAGTCCATCTTCCACCGGGGCCACGAGCGGTTCCGCATCGGCAGCGCCTGCCCCGACGAGATCAGCTGCGAGTTCGTGCCGGGGCCGGGGGCCCGCGCCGGGGGGTCCGGGAGCCGGGGGCCGCCGCCGGGGCCCGTCCGCATCCACTGCAACATCACG GAGTCTTACCCAGCTGTTCCCCCAATCTGGTCTGTGGAGTCCGATGATCCAAACCTGGCAGCTATCCTGGAGCGGCTGGTGGAAATCAAGAAAGGAAATACATTG CTTTTGCAGCACCTGAAGCGGATAATCTCCGACCTGTGCAAACTCTACAAccttccccagcacccagatGTCGAGATGTTGGACCAGCCTCTGCCAGCAGAACAA AGCACCCAGGAAGAGGTGTCCTCAGAGGATGAAGATGAGGAGATGCCAGAG GACACTGAGGACTTGGATCACTATGAGATGAAAGAGGAGGAGCCAGTCGACGGGAAGAAGACGGAGGATGACGGCATCGGGAAGGAAAACCTGGCCATCTTAGAGAAAATCAAACAGAACCAGAGGCAAGATTACTTAAAT GGCGCAGTGTCTGGCTCTGTACAGGCCACCGACCGGCTCATGAAGGAGCTCAGGGATATTTACCGATCACCAAGTTTCAAGGGCG GAAACTATGCAGTTGAACTAGTGAGTGACAGCCTGTACGATTGGAACGTCAAACTCCTGAA GGTGGATGAGGACAGCGCTTTGCACAACGATctccagatcctcaaagagaAGGAAGGGATCGACTTCATCCTCCTGAACTTCTGCTTTAAA gATAACTTCCCTTTCGACCCACCGTTTGTAAGGGTTGTGTCCCCTGTGCTCTCGGGGGG gtaTGTTCTGGGGGGAGGTGCCATCTGCATGGAGCTGCTTACAAAGCAG AATCAGTACAGCCTGACGCGAGCACAGCAGTCCTACAAGTCCCTGGTGCAGATTCATGAGAAGAATG